From the Pungitius pungitius chromosome 6, fPunPun2.1, whole genome shotgun sequence genome, one window contains:
- the LOC119196163 gene encoding zona pellucida sperm-binding protein 3-like has translation MTMYSAIVLCLFFGAFSAAQDFKWKTHQANPNHQRSAPFQKTPPREERLSWRFPENPAEEEPRFPPEFEVKVPVAAESITAICGENYVWVEAKKDLLGVGEPVLSADLSLGGCPATGDDPERQVLLFESPLHGCGSQLLMSEDSFVYVFTLLYSPSPLGSTQITRARDAAIDIQCHYHRKQDVSSAVLTPTLSPFSRSSASEDQLYFSIKLVTDDWQFSRPAAEFFLGDMMKFEVSVRQFHHVPLRVTVDRCVATTLSHVDTVPRYVFLGNGGCLFDSQLTGSSSRFLPRSQNEKLQFQLEAFKFQQDSNGVIYITCNVRATVAAVPVDATNKACSFSNGWREASGNHKACSCCDSDCGTGSQGHATKTGAQWEEERAVGPITVKEKPLRQPDAPLVRGWK, from the exons ATGACCATGTACAGCGCGATCGTGTTATGCCTTTTCTTTGGAGCCTTTTCAGCCGCACAGGACTTCAAGTGGAAGACTCACCAGGCCAATCCAAACCATCAACGTTCag CTCCGTTCCAGAAGACTCCGCCTCGTGAGGAACGCTTGTCCTGGAGGTTTCCAGAGAACCCGGCCGAGGAGGAGCCTCGGTTCCCGCCGGAGTTCGAGGTCAAGGTTCCGGTGGCGGCGGAAAGCATCACCGCCATCTGCGGGGAGAACTACGTCTGGGTGGAGGCCAAGAAGGACCTGCTGGGGGTGGGCGAACCGGTCCTGTCTGCAGACCTCTCGCTGGGCGGATGTCCCGCCACCGGGGACGACCCGGAGAGGCAGGTCCTGCTCTTCGAGTCCCCGCTGCACGGATGTGGCagccagctgctg ATGTCTGAGGACTCGTTCGTCTACGTCTTCACGCTGCTCTACTCTCCCAGCCCTCTGGGCTCCACTCAAATCACCCGAGCCAGAGACGCCGCAATCGACATCCAGTGTCACTACCACAG GAAGCAGGACGTGAGCAGCGCGGTGTTGACTCCGACCTTGAGTCCCTTCAGTCGCTCCAGTGCCTCTGAGGATCAGCTGTACTTCTCCATCAAACTCGTGACCG ATGATTGGCAGTTCTCTCGTCCAGCCGCTGAGTTCTTCTTGGGCGACATGATGAAGTTCGAGGTATCTGTCCGGCAGTTTCACCACGTCCCACTCAGAGTGACGGTGGACCGCTGCGTGGCCACGACGCTCTCGCACGTCGACACCGTCCCTCGCTACGTCTTCCTGGGAAATGGCGG GTGTCTGTTCGACAGTCAGCTGACCGGCTCCAGCTCTCGGTTCCTGCCGCGCTCGCAGAACGAGAAGCTGCAGTTCCAGTTGGAGGCCTTCAAATTCCAGCAGGACAGCAACGGCGTG ATCTACATCACCTGCAACGTGAGGGCCACGGTAGCTGCAGTACCTGTTGATGCCACCAACAAGGCCTGCTCCTTCTCCAACGG GTGGAGGGAGGCCAGTGGCAACCATAAAGCCTGTAGCTGCTGTGACTCAGACTGTGGAACAGGAAGCCAAGGTCATGCGACTAAGACTG GAGCTCAGTGGG